The Canis aureus isolate CA01 chromosome 9, VMU_Caureus_v.1.0, whole genome shotgun sequence genome has a segment encoding these proteins:
- the RTRAF gene encoding RNA transcription, translation and transport factor protein isoform X1 produces the protein MFRRKLTALDYHNPAGFNCKDETEFRNFIVWLEDQKIRHYKIEDRGNLRNIHSSDWPKFFEKYLRDVNCPFKIQDRQEAIDWLLGLAVRLEYGDNAEKYKDLVPDNTKNADNAAKNAEPLINLDVNNPDFKAGVMALANLLQIQRHDDYLVMLKAIRILVQERLTQDAVAKANQTKEGLPVALDKHILGFDTGDAVLNEAAQILRLLHIEELRELQTKINEAIVAVQAIIADPKTDHRLGKVGR, from the exons ATGTTCCGACGCAAGCTGACGGCCCTCGACTACCACAACCCGGCTGGCTTCAACTGCAAAG ATGAAACAGAATTTAGAAACTTTATTGTTTGGCTTGAAGACCAGAAAATCAGACACTACAAGATTGAAGACAGAGGTAATTTAAGAAACATCCACAGCAGTGACTGGCCCAAGTTCTTTGAAAAG TATCTCAGAGATGTTAACTGTCCTTTCAAGATTCAAGATCGACAGGAAGCAATTGACTGGCTTCTTGGTTTAGCTGTTAGACTTGAATATGGAGATAATG CTGAAAAATACAAGGACTTGGTACCCGATAATACAAAGAATGCTGACAACGCAGCTAAAAATGCCGAGCCGTTGATCAATTTGGATG tAAATAATCCTGATTTTAAGGCTGGTGTAATGGCTTTGGCTAACCTTCTTCAGATTCAGCGTCATGATGATTACCTGGTAATGCTTAAG gCAATTCGCATTTTGGTACAGGAGCGCCTGACACAAGATGCAGTTGCCAAAGCAAACCAAACAAAAGAG ggcttGCCTGTTGCATTAGATAAACACATTCTTGGTTTTGACACAGGAG aTGCAGTTCTTAATGAAGCTGCTCAAATTCTGCGATTGCTGCATATAGAAGAGCTCAGAGAGCTACAGACAAAAATTAATGAAGCCATAGTAGCTGTTCAGGCAATTATTGCTGATCCAAAGACAGACCACAGACTGGGTAAAGTTGGAAGATGA
- the RTRAF gene encoding RNA transcription, translation and transport factor protein isoform X2, with amino-acid sequence MFRRKLTALDYHNPAGFNCKDETEFRNFIVWLEDQKIRHYKIEDRGNLRNIHSSDWPKFFEKYLRDVNCPFKIQDRQEAIDWLLGLAVRLEYGDNAEKYKDLVPDNTKNADNAAKNAEPLINLDVNNPDFKAGVMALANLLQIQRHDDYLVMLKAIRILVQERLTQDAVAKANQTKEGLPVALDKHILGFDTGGASRFQSVQYKLLWDKLNIVKMRPEK; translated from the exons ATGTTCCGACGCAAGCTGACGGCCCTCGACTACCACAACCCGGCTGGCTTCAACTGCAAAG ATGAAACAGAATTTAGAAACTTTATTGTTTGGCTTGAAGACCAGAAAATCAGACACTACAAGATTGAAGACAGAGGTAATTTAAGAAACATCCACAGCAGTGACTGGCCCAAGTTCTTTGAAAAG TATCTCAGAGATGTTAACTGTCCTTTCAAGATTCAAGATCGACAGGAAGCAATTGACTGGCTTCTTGGTTTAGCTGTTAGACTTGAATATGGAGATAATG CTGAAAAATACAAGGACTTGGTACCCGATAATACAAAGAATGCTGACAACGCAGCTAAAAATGCCGAGCCGTTGATCAATTTGGATG tAAATAATCCTGATTTTAAGGCTGGTGTAATGGCTTTGGCTAACCTTCTTCAGATTCAGCGTCATGATGATTACCTGGTAATGCTTAAG gCAATTCGCATTTTGGTACAGGAGCGCCTGACACAAGATGCAGTTGCCAAAGCAAACCAAACAAAAGAG ggcttGCCTGTTGCATTAGATAAACACATTCTTGGTTTTGACACAGGAG GAGCTTCTCGATTCCAGTCTGTCCAGTACAAGTTGCTGTGGGATAAATTAAATATAGTGAAAATGAGGCCAGAGAAGTAA